GGAAGTAATATTCATCGCCACCAGGCATGTCCTTTTTGTGCAGGTGTATCATCCCATTGCGAGCCAAGGCGGCTACATTACGCTTATCGGCTTGCTGACTGTACTGAGCTCTCCCGCTTCCGCGATAACCACCATCTCTGGCCAGCGCCTGGATGTTCCGTTTCATGGCGGAGTAGCTCCTCAATCGGGCTATTGAAGCCAAGTTTCGTTTCTCATGGGAGTCTCCGTCGTCGTCATCTTGTTTGTCGGCTTCATCATACGGTGCTCTAAAAGTGGGAAGCATTCCATTTTTTGCTAAAGTCGAAATACTTCTTTTAAAAGTAGCTGCGGAGCTTCCCCTCAAATAACCTGCTCTAGCTAGAGCGGCTATATTTCTTCTGGGAAATGTGGGCCATTGATTTGGAGCTGGCAAAGCGGGCATGCTCACCACCTGACAAATTAAACGTGTAACATTTAAGTAACTTGTATTACGTGTAATTATCACAATCATTTTAAATCTTACCTGGTCAATGTAAGAAGAGAAGGCCAGAACCACCGCGGCAACCAGTAATAGGCAACCGCGATTTCTTACTGTCCTCATCTCACGAAATTCCCTCATCTGATTGCAgttataaaacacaattaaattaaatcgaCGTAATtcattatttgtatatttttatacattaggCTAATTAACATTTAAGACTTTGACGTACTTTTTTAAAACTTTATACGCACATAGTTACACAAAATCGTTTCCATTTCGTTAATTTCATTTTACACGGAAAACTGAAACTTAATATATTAATTTCTTCATATTCAAAGTACATGATCTCTAATAAGTTTTTATATGACTAATTTATAAATCGTACTAtatcccaagtagcatggaagtgtcggcaacatcaatataccAGCCAATttagaacttagagtgatttaagggacgtataagagtgtcagaaaagatttaagctgtataaaaggtattttacagacgttatacagctcaagctgtataaaatcattataaaggattctgcggaagcatagggtgctttatcagaatataaaaaatctactataaaactaaaagtgttgtgagacactacaagctaattctatcgtaaaagctgtatacaggctgtattgtagtaacacttggcacttttagctgtacaaaagtatctgtcaactccgttttaaaactttaagtgttgtgaaacactacaagctaattttatcgtaaaagctgtatgcaggctgtattgtagtatcacttggcacttgtagttgtacaaatgtatctgtcaaccccgttttaaagctatttcttatggcgtaattttagtctcctataagaatagta
This genomic interval from Cydia splendana chromosome 15, ilCydSple1.2, whole genome shotgun sequence contains the following:
- the LOC134797512 gene encoding neuropeptide-like precursor 1 isoform X1; the encoded protein is MREFREMRTVRNRGCLLLVAAVVLAFSSYIDQVVSMPALPAPNQWPTFPRRNIAALARAGYLRGSSAATFKRSISTLAKNGMLPTFRAPYDEADKQDDDDGDSHEKRNLASIARLRSYSAMKRNIQALARDGGYRGSGRAQYSQQADKRNVAALARNGMIHLHKKDMPGGDEYYFPFYQNPVEPPSDIDANEIYDWQQIVNPDMFPPLSQVYKRGGPMPQSEYENPDENDYAGYGNPSEMDDNWYFKRGSVGLPVLGMYRPTMGDQSTRTKRYILSLPDVIDRNDIHDSEDTENEDKRSVGSIPMTRISELGNISLVPKLSQIQTTPTYRRRQYLLTRTRPAASSTDH